One Cryptosporangium phraense DNA segment encodes these proteins:
- a CDS encoding alpha-glucosidase/alpha-galactosidase codes for MTVITFLGAGSVVFTRELLADLLAFDELRDVTLSLHDIDPERLETAEAIAHRTADQLGVKPTITASLDRRAALHDAKYVINAIQVGMFAATKTDFEIPAKYGLRQTIGDTLGVGGIFRALRTFPVLDGIARDMREICPDAWLLNYTNPMAMNVAYLAATAPDVNAVGLCHSVYWTVHDLCELVGVPLDEVDYLGAGVNHQAWLLRWEHRGESLYPKLDELIEKDPELRRRVRMDMYQRLGWFPTETSEHSSEYVPWYLHHDSEIERLRIPVGDYLRISQDNVDEYHQVRTDVLAGRPLDLTREATEYAPQVIHSMETGTMRRIHGNVANHGYITNLPDDYAVEVPCVVDRLGVRPEYVGDLPAQCAAVNRPFVSVGELTVKAAVTGDKRMVRQAAMVDPNTSSTLTVDQIWELCDELTAAHGDLIPESLR; via the coding sequence ATGACCGTGATCACGTTCCTCGGCGCCGGCAGCGTCGTCTTCACCCGTGAACTCCTCGCCGACCTGCTCGCCTTCGACGAACTGCGCGACGTCACGCTGAGCCTGCACGACATCGATCCGGAGCGCCTGGAGACGGCCGAGGCGATCGCGCACCGAACCGCCGACCAGCTCGGCGTCAAGCCGACGATCACCGCGAGCCTCGACCGCCGGGCCGCGCTGCACGACGCGAAGTACGTCATCAACGCGATCCAGGTCGGCATGTTCGCGGCCACGAAGACCGACTTCGAGATCCCGGCCAAGTACGGCCTGCGCCAGACGATCGGCGACACCCTGGGCGTCGGCGGGATCTTCCGGGCGCTCCGCACGTTCCCGGTGCTCGACGGCATCGCCAGGGACATGCGCGAGATCTGCCCGGACGCATGGCTGCTCAACTACACCAATCCGATGGCGATGAACGTCGCCTACCTGGCCGCGACCGCCCCGGACGTGAACGCCGTAGGCCTGTGCCACTCGGTCTACTGGACCGTCCACGACCTCTGCGAGCTGGTCGGCGTACCACTCGACGAGGTCGACTACCTCGGCGCCGGCGTCAACCACCAGGCCTGGCTGCTCCGCTGGGAGCACCGCGGCGAGAGCCTGTACCCGAAGCTCGACGAGCTCATCGAGAAGGACCCCGAGCTGCGACGGCGCGTCCGCATGGACATGTATCAGCGCCTGGGCTGGTTCCCCACCGAGACCAGCGAGCACTCGTCCGAGTACGTCCCCTGGTACCTGCACCACGACAGCGAGATCGAGCGCCTCCGCATCCCGGTCGGTGACTACCTCCGGATCAGCCAGGACAACGTCGACGAGTACCACCAGGTCCGCACGGACGTCCTGGCCGGCCGGCCGCTCGACCTGACCCGCGAGGCGACCGAGTACGCACCCCAGGTCATCCACAGCATGGAGACCGGCACGATGCGCCGGATCCACGGCAACGTCGCGAATCACGGTTACATCACGAACCTGCCCGACGACTACGCGGTCGAGGTGCCGTGCGTCGTCGACCGGCTCGGCGTCCGCCCGGAGTACGTGGGTGATCTGCCCGCGCAGTGCGCGGCAGTCAACCGGCCGTTCGTGAGCGTCGGCGAACTGACCGTGAAGGCCGCGGTCACCGGCGACAAGCGCATGGTGCGCCAGGCCGCGATGGTCGACCCGAACACGTCGTCGACGCTCACCGTGGACCAGATCTGGGAGCTGTGCGACGAGCTGACCGCCGCCCACGGTGACTTGATTCCGGAGAGCCTTCGGTAA
- a CDS encoding DeoR/GlpR family DNA-binding transcription regulator: MPRSSLRRAERVSAILERLAGDGSVDAGLLADEFAVSAATIRRDLQVLEDQKLLSRTHGGAVAVDVAYELPVRYRAGQNREAKAVVARRAAALLPKGPLTLGLSGGTTTHLLARLLAERVDLTVVTNALNIASELALRPRLKLVMTGGVSRTQSYELVGPIADRALEGLNIQIAVIGVDGISARGGLTTHDEIEAHTNACMIRRSDRVIVVADGSKVGRVHLAAICAIGDVSVLVTDESADAGGVEAIRRAGTEVVVAPL; the protein is encoded by the coding sequence ATGCCGCGGAGTTCTTTGCGTCGGGCCGAGCGCGTGTCGGCCATTCTGGAGCGGCTCGCCGGCGACGGTTCCGTCGACGCCGGTCTGCTCGCCGACGAGTTCGCCGTCTCGGCCGCGACCATCCGTCGTGACCTGCAGGTCCTCGAGGACCAGAAGCTGCTGTCGAGGACGCACGGCGGCGCGGTGGCCGTCGACGTGGCCTACGAGCTGCCGGTGCGCTACCGGGCCGGGCAGAACCGCGAGGCCAAGGCGGTCGTGGCGCGGCGGGCCGCGGCGCTGCTGCCGAAGGGCCCGCTCACGCTCGGCCTCTCCGGCGGCACGACGACGCATCTGCTGGCTCGATTGCTCGCGGAACGCGTCGATCTCACCGTGGTGACGAACGCGCTGAACATCGCCTCGGAGCTGGCCCTGAGGCCGCGCCTGAAGCTGGTGATGACCGGCGGGGTGTCGCGGACGCAGTCGTACGAGCTGGTCGGGCCGATCGCCGACCGGGCGCTGGAGGGGTTGAACATCCAGATCGCGGTGATCGGCGTGGACGGGATCAGTGCCCGGGGCGGGCTCACCACTCATGACGAGATCGAGGCGCACACCAATGCCTGCATGATCCGGCGGTCGGATCGGGTGATCGTGGTGGCGGACGGGTCGAAGGTGGGGAGGGTGCATCTGGCGGCGATTTGTGCGATCGGCGATGTGTCGGTGTTGGTGACGGACGAGTCGGCGGATGCGGGTGGGGTGGAGGCGATTCGGCGGGCGGGAACGGAGGTGGTGGTCGCTCCGCTCTGA